Proteins encoded together in one Rhizobium sp. 11515TR window:
- a CDS encoding branched-chain amino acid ABC transporter permease: MFQFLVDVLMRACDLMLVAIGMSAVYSLMKFPNIALVQYAATGGVLGIVLQKTGMPVVIAVAFAVLLTGLLAVILNEFLFNRMLKIGSSTAMIGSLAVSMIFSAGFLVTVGPSPSRFAMPLSRPVRILDARITEPQLLSFAIVAAAIGMFALLYFRTDLGRCMRATSTNEVLADATGINTARMKTIIVLISGVMAALGGVAIALKGEVDIQMGMDLLLPVFASAILGGLGNPFGAIAGALLISFAETAVTAVNFGPLLGQVVAFLPVAYASAISFLLLVAALLWRPRGLFVSEVKRV; encoded by the coding sequence ATGTTTCAATTTCTTGTCGACGTGCTCATGCGTGCCTGCGATCTCATGCTCGTGGCGATCGGCATGAGTGCCGTCTACTCGCTGATGAAGTTTCCCAACATCGCACTGGTCCAATATGCCGCCACCGGTGGCGTGCTGGGGATCGTATTGCAGAAGACGGGCATGCCGGTCGTCATCGCGGTCGCCTTTGCTGTTCTGCTGACGGGCCTGCTTGCCGTCATCCTCAACGAATTCCTGTTCAATCGCATGCTGAAGATCGGCTCCTCGACAGCGATGATCGGATCGCTCGCTGTCAGTATGATCTTCTCGGCCGGGTTTCTCGTCACGGTCGGACCCAGCCCAAGCCGCTTTGCGATGCCGCTTTCGCGTCCGGTCCGGATCCTCGATGCGCGTATCACCGAGCCGCAGCTTCTCAGCTTTGCCATCGTTGCCGCCGCGATCGGCATGTTCGCGCTCCTCTATTTTCGCACCGATCTCGGACGTTGCATGCGCGCGACCTCAACCAACGAAGTGCTGGCCGATGCCACCGGTATCAACACGGCCCGGATGAAGACGATCATCGTTCTGATCAGCGGCGTCATGGCCGCGCTTGGCGGCGTCGCCATCGCGCTCAAGGGGGAAGTCGACATCCAGATGGGTATGGATCTCCTGTTGCCGGTTTTCGCTTCCGCCATTCTGGGTGGCCTTGGCAACCCGTTCGGCGCCATCGCCGGTGCATTACTGATTTCATTTGCGGAGACGGCGGTGACCGCCGTCAATTTCGGTCCGCTGCTCGGGCAGGTCGTCGCCTTCCTGCCGGTTGCCTATGCCAGCGCCATTTCCTTCCTCCTGCTTGTTGCGGCCCTTCTGTGGCGCCCGCGCGGCCTTTTCGTCAGCGAGGTCAAGCGTGTCTGA
- a CDS encoding ABC transporter ATP-binding protein: protein MSESFLKIKGIRKEYGPVVAVHDVNLEVKRGEFLTFLGPSGSGKSTTLYILAGFENPTRGDILLNGETLLSTPSHKRNIGMVFQRYTLFPHLTVGENIAFPLKVRRKSKAEVDSRVREMLRLVRLEGFEDRKPAQMSGGQQQRVALARALAYDPPVLLMDEPLSALDKKLREEIQHEIKRIHEQTEVTILYVTHDQEEALRLSDRIAVFSKGIIDQIGTGPELYANPRTRFVAEFIGDSDFISCHLLSSDNGQATISLGDKIIFDSIPVHGRPTSGSKAALMLRPERIRLGRKAGVSKGLSATVNDITFLGNNVHVTTRIAAGETLSVRLPFGHEAISGLSRGDNVHLEFDPDAAHVFC from the coding sequence ATGAGCGAATCCTTCCTGAAGATCAAAGGTATCCGCAAGGAATATGGTCCCGTCGTCGCAGTCCACGACGTCAATCTCGAGGTCAAGCGCGGCGAGTTCCTAACCTTTCTCGGCCCCTCCGGCTCGGGCAAGAGCACGACGCTTTATATCCTCGCCGGTTTCGAGAACCCGACCAGGGGCGATATCCTGCTGAATGGCGAGACGCTACTGTCGACGCCGTCGCACAAGCGCAATATCGGCATGGTGTTCCAGCGCTATACGCTATTTCCGCATTTGACTGTCGGAGAGAATATCGCCTTTCCGTTGAAGGTTCGCCGCAAGTCGAAGGCAGAGGTCGACAGCCGGGTCAGGGAAATGCTGCGTCTCGTCCGCCTCGAAGGCTTCGAGGACCGCAAGCCCGCGCAAATGTCAGGCGGCCAGCAGCAACGCGTGGCTCTTGCAAGGGCACTCGCTTATGATCCGCCGGTGCTTTTGATGGACGAGCCGTTGTCGGCTCTCGACAAAAAATTGCGCGAAGAGATCCAGCACGAGATCAAAAGGATCCACGAGCAGACCGAGGTAACGATCCTCTATGTGACCCACGATCAGGAAGAGGCCCTGCGGTTGTCCGATCGTATCGCCGTCTTCTCCAAAGGCATCATCGACCAGATAGGAACCGGCCCGGAACTCTATGCCAATCCACGCACGCGCTTTGTCGCCGAATTCATCGGCGACAGCGACTTCATCTCCTGTCATCTGCTTTCATCGGACAATGGCCAGGCGACGATCTCACTCGGCGACAAGATCATCTTCGACAGCATCCCGGTTCACGGCCGACCGACATCGGGGAGCAAAGCGGCATTGATGTTGCGGCCGGAACGCATCCGGCTCGGGCGCAAGGCGGGTGTGAGCAAGGGCCTCAGTGCGACGGTCAACGATATCACCTTCCTCGGCAACAACGTGCATGTGACCACGCGGATTGCCGCCGGCGAAACCCTGTCCGTGCGCCTGCCCTTCGGCCACGAAGCCATCTCGGGTCTCAGCCGCGGCGATAATGTGCATCTGGAGTTCGATCCCGATGCCGCGCATGTCTTCTGCTAG
- a CDS encoding aldo/keto reductase: MLTKPDSATTMTLWNDREIPRLGMGCWAIGGPFYAGDVPLGWGDVDDDESVRAIDRAVDLGIRFFDTASNYGAGHSEEVVGRAIGNRDDITIATKFGFATDEKTKQATGAFSDPAFIRQSAETSLRRLRRDRLDLLQFHLNDFPLEASDEVFETLEALKAEGKIDAFGWSTDYPDRAARHAHRAGFVSVQHTMNVFEPVPAMIDVIEHNGLISINRGPLAMGLLSGKFTPDKAVGEKDVRGASLDWMVYFKDGRIAPEFAARLEAVRNLLTEGGRTLTQGALAWLWARSPRTLPIPGFRTVAQVEENAGALAKGPLPADVMAAVDQALAGLQPSLHE; encoded by the coding sequence ATGCTGACCAAACCCGATAGCGCGACCACAATGACGCTCTGGAATGACCGGGAAATTCCACGCCTGGGCATGGGATGTTGGGCAATCGGCGGACCGTTTTACGCTGGCGATGTGCCGCTCGGCTGGGGTGATGTCGATGATGATGAATCGGTCCGTGCTATCGACCGGGCGGTGGATCTTGGCATTCGCTTCTTCGACACCGCCTCGAATTACGGGGCTGGGCATTCCGAGGAGGTGGTCGGCAGGGCGATCGGCAATCGCGACGATATCACCATCGCCACCAAATTCGGCTTCGCGACGGACGAGAAGACCAAGCAAGCCACGGGCGCCTTTTCCGATCCTGCCTTTATCCGGCAGTCCGCTGAGACGTCATTGCGCCGCCTGCGCCGCGATCGTCTGGATCTGCTGCAGTTCCATCTTAACGATTTTCCGCTCGAAGCTTCTGACGAGGTATTTGAGACACTCGAAGCGCTCAAGGCCGAAGGCAAGATCGATGCTTTCGGCTGGAGTACGGACTATCCGGACCGCGCCGCACGTCACGCGCATCGCGCAGGGTTCGTTTCGGTTCAGCATACGATGAACGTCTTCGAGCCGGTTCCGGCGATGATCGATGTCATCGAGCATAATGGTCTGATTTCCATCAATCGCGGTCCGCTCGCCATGGGGCTGCTCAGCGGCAAGTTCACACCTGACAAGGCTGTCGGCGAAAAAGATGTGCGTGGTGCGAGCCTCGACTGGATGGTCTACTTCAAGGACGGCAGGATTGCTCCCGAATTTGCCGCGCGCCTGGAGGCGGTCCGCAATCTGCTGACTGAGGGCGGCCGCACGCTCACACAGGGCGCGCTTGCCTGGTTATGGGCGCGTTCGCCGCGCACACTGCCAATTCCCGGCTTCCGCACGGTTGCCCAAGTCGAGGAAAACGCCGGAGCCTTGGCCAAGGGACCGCTGCCGGCAGATGTGATGGCGGCGGTCGATCAGGCGCTGGCGGGTCTCCAGCCATCGCTCCATGAATAG
- a CDS encoding RidA family protein produces the protein MNQITRFGIGPRMSQAVAYGNLVFLAGQVALRAPGASVTDQTADILAKTDELLAEAGSDKSKLISASIWLTDIATFNEMNAVWDAWIAPGNTPARACVESRLAAPQFAVEIAVIAGI, from the coding sequence ATGAACCAGATCACCAGATTTGGCATCGGCCCACGCATGTCACAGGCCGTCGCCTATGGAAACCTAGTCTTTCTCGCCGGCCAGGTCGCCTTGCGCGCTCCCGGCGCGTCCGTCACCGACCAGACGGCCGACATTCTCGCCAAGACCGACGAGCTTCTGGCTGAAGCGGGATCGGACAAGAGCAAGCTCATTTCCGCATCGATCTGGCTGACGGACATTGCGACATTCAACGAGATGAACGCGGTCTGGGATGCCTGGATCGCTCCCGGCAACACGCCGGCACGCGCCTGCGTCGAATCCAGGCTCGCCGCTCCGCAATTTGCCGTCGAAATTGCCGTTATCGCCGGCATCTGA
- a CDS encoding ABC transporter substrate-binding protein, giving the protein MKSILLSGIFVLGLSAAAYAQEAVIGAILPLSGSSATQGEDQRRGMELALEKINADGGVLGHPLKIVTEDSGGRTATALDAAKKLVTVDKVPVVLGEFSSGITIPIAQYLLQQDRVHINIGSSSTQIRTLGKGAFSVIGLDDVSGAFAAQDVFADGAKKVAVIAPNNAYGQGITNAFAAKFKSLGGVITSTVLYTEGQTTYRRELQQLAAGEPDLYVYTAYGKESATINRESFELGLNDKKWYGLYLTMCTADSDAQYVEGQIGMDLNYIGGNGADYQKAYEAKFKGGFTSTFNGFAYDGVMLVAAAINKANSLDPKKIETAIADIGKSYEGVTGPIVLDADGQRSAQPYLRLKVESGKAVATQ; this is encoded by the coding sequence ATGAAGAGCATTTTATTGAGTGGCATTTTCGTTCTGGGTCTGTCCGCGGCAGCCTATGCGCAGGAAGCGGTTATCGGCGCGATCCTTCCGCTTTCCGGCTCAAGCGCGACGCAGGGAGAAGACCAGCGGCGAGGCATGGAACTGGCGCTGGAGAAGATCAATGCCGATGGCGGTGTCTTGGGTCATCCGCTCAAGATCGTCACGGAGGATTCCGGCGGCCGCACGGCCACTGCACTGGACGCGGCCAAGAAGCTCGTCACCGTCGACAAGGTGCCGGTCGTCCTCGGAGAGTTCTCGTCCGGCATCACCATTCCGATTGCCCAGTATCTGCTGCAGCAGGATCGCGTGCACATCAATATCGGCAGCTCCAGCACCCAGATCCGCACCCTGGGCAAGGGCGCTTTCAGTGTCATCGGCCTTGATGATGTCTCCGGCGCCTTCGCCGCGCAGGACGTTTTTGCCGACGGCGCCAAGAAGGTCGCGGTCATCGCCCCGAACAATGCCTATGGCCAGGGTATCACCAATGCCTTTGCCGCCAAGTTCAAGTCGCTCGGCGGTGTTATTACCTCCACGGTCCTCTATACGGAGGGGCAGACCACCTACCGCCGGGAGCTGCAGCAGCTCGCCGCCGGCGAACCGGATCTCTATGTCTATACGGCCTATGGCAAGGAATCGGCCACCATCAACCGGGAGAGTTTCGAGCTCGGTCTCAATGACAAGAAGTGGTACGGACTTTATCTGACCATGTGCACTGCCGACAGCGATGCGCAATATGTCGAGGGTCAGATCGGCATGGACCTGAATTATATCGGCGGCAATGGCGCCGACTATCAGAAGGCCTATGAGGCCAAGTTCAAGGGTGGCTTCACCTCGACCTTCAATGGCTTTGCCTATGACGGCGTCATGCTGGTCGCAGCCGCCATCAACAAGGCCAACTCGCTCGACCCGAAGAAGATCGAAACGGCGATCGCCGACATCGGCAAGAGCTACGAGGGTGTCACCGGGCCGATCGTTCTCGATGCCGATGGCCAGCGCAGTGCCCAGCCCTATCTTCGCCTGAAGGTCGAAAGCGGCAAGGCCGTTGCCACCCAGTAA
- a CDS encoding GntR family transcriptional regulator, producing the protein MLAPKPAKTGPRVYEEIRRMAMEYRFKPNERINELELAAKMQVSRSPIREALQRLVTEGLITFQVNRGFFCRGFDVEEILNLTDVRILLEERAVLLASQKASEQELRTLVDWWQKTSAMADSLSSLDLTAKDEEFHMRIAQLSGNPELAKMIEGINTRIHFVRQIEVEKHRRLSTTYTEHKSIADAMLKRDGQTASRIMGDHIRISATDAMDTMKEGLARIFMREG; encoded by the coding sequence GTGTTGGCACCGAAACCCGCGAAAACCGGACCTCGTGTCTATGAGGAAATCCGCCGCATGGCGATGGAATACCGGTTCAAGCCGAACGAACGGATCAACGAACTGGAACTGGCGGCCAAGATGCAGGTGAGCCGCAGCCCCATCCGCGAGGCGCTGCAGCGCCTCGTCACCGAAGGGCTGATCACCTTTCAGGTCAATCGTGGTTTCTTCTGCCGGGGTTTTGACGTCGAGGAAATCCTGAACCTGACCGATGTCCGTATCCTGCTGGAAGAACGAGCCGTGTTGCTGGCGTCGCAAAAGGCCTCGGAACAGGAACTTCGGACACTGGTTGACTGGTGGCAGAAGACCTCCGCCATGGCGGATTCCCTGTCCAGCCTGGACCTGACGGCCAAGGACGAAGAATTCCACATGCGTATCGCCCAGCTTTCCGGCAATCCCGAGCTGGCCAAGATGATCGAGGGGATCAATACCCGTATTCATTTCGTCCGGCAGATCGAGGTTGAAAAGCACCGGCGTCTCTCGACTACCTATACCGAACATAAAAGCATTGCCGATGCGATGCTGAAGCGAGACGGGCAGACAGCGTCGCGGATCATGGGCGACCATATCCGGATCAGCGCCACCGATGCCATGGACACGATGAAGGAAGGCCTCGCGCGCATCTTCATGCGGGAAGGCTGA
- a CDS encoding branched-chain amino acid ABC transporter permease, which translates to MSDFIVHVTIMSGLYALLALSLNLQAGFGGLMNFGQIGLFACGLYGAAIAFQFDLSAIFGFAFAIVAAALLGWAFASVGRNLQADYWGIVTLALAEVIRIIATNEDWLTGGAQGIGGIRPFYFDLDSQTRQIAILFTVLALVLAAALLCRHLIGGRYGLSIKIMREEPQLAASLGYNTITLKRQLMAVSSVLAAISGFLFAHYISFAGPEQIDSSETFLIWAMIVVGGLGNNIGAIVGAFLLQFAFAFIPFVKDWIGLPTEYVAAGRLFLTGGGLIIFILWRQSGIVPERVGGGRYV; encoded by the coding sequence GTGTCTGATTTCATCGTTCATGTCACCATCATGTCCGGCCTCTATGCGCTGCTCGCACTGAGCCTCAACCTTCAGGCAGGCTTCGGCGGCCTGATGAATTTCGGCCAGATCGGCCTCTTTGCCTGCGGCCTCTATGGCGCAGCCATCGCCTTCCAATTCGATTTAAGCGCCATCTTCGGATTTGCGTTTGCCATCGTCGCAGCCGCTCTGCTGGGCTGGGCTTTCGCCAGCGTTGGCCGAAACCTCCAGGCGGATTATTGGGGCATCGTCACGCTGGCGCTGGCCGAAGTGATCCGGATCATCGCGACGAATGAGGATTGGCTGACTGGCGGCGCACAGGGCATTGGCGGCATTCGGCCGTTCTATTTCGATCTCGACAGCCAGACACGTCAGATCGCCATTCTCTTTACGGTTCTTGCGCTTGTCCTTGCGGCCGCTCTGCTCTGCCGTCATCTCATTGGCGGGCGTTATGGCCTGTCGATCAAGATCATGCGCGAAGAGCCACAACTCGCCGCGTCGCTCGGCTACAATACGATCACGCTCAAACGCCAGCTGATGGCCGTATCGAGCGTGCTTGCCGCGATATCAGGCTTTCTGTTTGCACATTATATCAGTTTCGCCGGTCCGGAGCAGATCGACAGTTCGGAGACCTTTCTGATCTGGGCGATGATCGTGGTCGGCGGTCTCGGCAACAATATTGGTGCCATCGTCGGCGCATTTCTGCTGCAGTTCGCCTTCGCCTTCATTCCCTTCGTCAAGGACTGGATCGGTCTGCCGACGGAATATGTGGCTGCCGGCCGGCTGTTTCTGACCGGTGGCGGATTGATCATCTTCATTCTCTGGCGCCAATCGGGGATCGTGCCTGAACGTGTGGGAGGGGGCCGTTATGTCTGA
- a CDS encoding DMT family transporter encodes MAAIDQERPHGASWSGIGNLLIVYIVWGSTYFAVKITVTGPPAIAPLQLQTWRIWAAALLLIAIGLARTRRLPRLSTRQLAICAASGISMWVAGNGLATLASRHAASGFVVMAMGVIPIWTTLISSIIERTRPSRSTVAGLAIGLLGLLLVVGPPVFLANSPSVEAGYSVWLAFVLCAAGFTWSLGSLIQKPLFTAISPIWAAGLQTLAAAIVLTGICSANGIALMPSLDLSPSQVAAFLYLVICGSVISLLAYIAVMRIYSPAIASTFAYVNPLVGVMLGWAVLGEKPTPISLVGIAVILTGVAVIMITPRRD; translated from the coding sequence ATGGCCGCCATTGACCAGGAACGACCTCACGGCGCCTCGTGGAGCGGGATCGGCAATCTGCTGATCGTCTACATCGTCTGGGGAAGCACCTATTTTGCGGTGAAGATCACCGTCACCGGGCCGCCCGCCATCGCGCCGCTGCAACTGCAGACCTGGCGAATTTGGGCGGCAGCTCTGTTACTGATTGCCATTGGCCTTGCCCGCACGAGGCGCCTGCCACGGCTTTCGACGCGACAGCTGGCAATCTGCGCTGCCTCCGGCATATCCATGTGGGTGGCGGGCAACGGGCTAGCCACACTCGCCTCGCGCCATGCTGCTTCCGGCTTCGTTGTCATGGCAATGGGCGTGATCCCGATATGGACGACGCTGATCTCCAGCATCATCGAACGCACGCGGCCCTCGCGCAGCACCGTCGCCGGGCTCGCAATCGGACTCTTAGGCCTGCTTCTCGTCGTTGGCCCACCTGTATTCCTGGCCAACTCTCCATCCGTCGAGGCCGGATACTCCGTCTGGCTGGCATTCGTGCTTTGCGCTGCAGGCTTCACATGGTCGCTCGGCAGCCTGATCCAGAAACCGCTGTTCACGGCGATCTCGCCGATCTGGGCCGCGGGGCTCCAGACACTCGCTGCGGCGATCGTTCTGACCGGCATCTGCTCGGCGAATGGCATAGCACTCATGCCGTCGCTAGATCTCTCCCCCTCCCAGGTCGCAGCGTTTCTTTATCTGGTCATATGCGGCTCCGTCATCAGCCTCCTCGCTTATATCGCGGTGATGAGAATCTATTCGCCGGCCATTGCCTCAACCTTTGCCTACGTCAATCCACTCGTCGGCGTCATGCTTGGATGGGCTGTGCTCGGCGAAAAGCCAACGCCGATTTCCCTGGTTGGAATTGCAGTGATCCTGACCGGCGTCGCGGTGATCATGATTACCCCCCGGCGTGATTGA
- a CDS encoding D-amino acid dehydrogenase, protein MHALILGGGVVGITTAYQLLQDGYEVTVLEQEKEVAESTSWGNAGMIAPGHSFVWSSPAAPKILLKSLFMKNQALRFRLSADPHLYGWSMRFLMECTAEKARLNTLRKHRLAIHSQSVLRDVVTREAMIYDRTTSGIIYFHRNKTALETGIRNMRLLESDGQEIRVIDADEIVRREPALLDSRQLIAGGILCPTDETGNSSKFTKALAEIVRSRGGRILTDTRILKLERSGNRISRVLTSKGEFTADNYVLSLGSESPLLARKIGLSLPIYPIKGYSLTIPITDPELAPKVPVLDEHNLVAITPMGDAIRVTATAEFAGYDRSHKPSDFAFMMDVTRSLFPKGIAYDRAHMWAGLRPMTPDNLPVLGRRDIDNLWLNTGHGHIGWTMSHGSARIIADLMSGRSSPVTLDTIPRVAA, encoded by the coding sequence ATGCATGCTCTGATCCTCGGCGGCGGTGTCGTCGGCATTACCACGGCCTACCAATTGCTCCAGGACGGATATGAGGTGACTGTCCTGGAGCAGGAAAAGGAAGTGGCCGAGAGCACGAGCTGGGGAAATGCCGGCATGATCGCGCCTGGCCATTCCTTCGTCTGGTCGTCACCGGCAGCACCGAAGATCCTCTTGAAATCGCTCTTTATGAAAAACCAGGCGCTGAGGTTCCGCCTGTCGGCCGATCCGCATCTCTACGGTTGGTCGATGCGCTTCCTGATGGAGTGCACGGCGGAGAAGGCAAGGCTGAATACGCTTCGCAAGCATCGCCTTGCGATCCATTCTCAGTCGGTCTTGCGGGATGTCGTCACCCGTGAAGCAATGATCTATGACCGCACGACGTCCGGAATCATCTATTTTCACCGGAACAAAACGGCCCTCGAAACCGGCATTCGCAACATGCGGCTTCTGGAGAGCGACGGCCAGGAGATCCGTGTCATCGATGCCGACGAAATCGTCCGCCGCGAACCGGCCCTGCTCGACTCACGCCAACTGATCGCCGGCGGAATACTCTGCCCGACGGACGAGACTGGCAATTCGTCGAAATTCACGAAGGCGCTGGCGGAGATCGTTCGCAGCCGCGGCGGGCGTATCCTGACCGATACGCGAATCCTGAAGCTCGAGCGCAGTGGCAACAGGATTAGCCGGGTGCTCACCAGCAAGGGCGAGTTTACCGCGGACAATTATGTGCTCAGCCTCGGCAGCGAAAGCCCCCTGCTTGCCCGCAAGATCGGGCTGTCACTGCCGATCTACCCGATCAAAGGCTATTCGCTGACCATTCCGATCACCGATCCGGAGCTGGCGCCAAAGGTGCCTGTCCTCGACGAACACAATCTGGTCGCGATAACGCCGATGGGCGATGCGATCCGCGTGACCGCGACGGCGGAGTTCGCCGGCTACGACCGGTCGCATAAGCCCTCCGACTTCGCCTTCATGATGGACGTGACCCGCTCGCTGTTTCCCAAGGGTATCGCCTATGATCGGGCCCATATGTGGGCGGGCCTCAGGCCCATGACGCCCGACAACCTGCCCGTCCTCGGGCGACGGGACATCGACAATCTATGGCTCAATACCGGCCACGGCCATATCGGCTGGACGATGTCGCATGGCTCTGCGCGGATCATCGCCGACCTGATGTCAGGACGAAGCTCTCCGGTCACTCTCGACACCATTCCCCGCGTCGCCGCCTGA